Proteins from one Pseudomonas sp. KBS0710 genomic window:
- a CDS encoding DUF4329 domain-containing protein, whose amino-acid sequence MTIDLSREKRAALPELVLKLGTLSPAFVSADDTARYVHEQIGSRRTVEFGSVILQRLADQRFVASEPIADRDTVFNWTKLLERDRSTKDFLHPPGYKIVGCLHSHPDRIATTQKQNPKWTSQQVETFVSFFSVEDIIFLHQERGVFGVAYLSGPNGTLLKYEHSGSVAESGFVQWLSTNGPWESPHAYDGTIEGLYKKYASVGRLTFLATSSAWGNSLGAVPDDWVPYAPFASGSEQVVCGHLLETEEAAWSYAQKQLDRNPTSQRLVFILKSTQGNEYLASKPRVIPANGLPPDYWFPGLTSGPALPAGFHLQGFYFNGRPATQGVPTIQSWLYQNFFRPAELSRYIAKVRQYGLEREAESVLGLVLYMRTPDGALLQYEFSGSPAETLLMEQDKEGAGANESLQAQLLAGTLSPRQYVTRVAAAGSLSVVQVSHIWDTVGEVGLQWRPLAKMPKPMMSPAFITADDAACWAHEAIGTQRDLEYGGVILKRGYRYYATHPIAGKRVQFDHWRMLATDDQGKFIAPDDYVAEAFYHSHPADAENIKAQIPHFTADQVQVFNNFYSSADQLFSFEKRTFAKVHYLSGPDDVLLKYVSSGSAIEKKLDLQLRGGPGETSSDFEHPIRMLAEAGELWVVIANPVWGGVRGRISKGWRIRTPATAQQQQPFFTDAYSQPEHAVLRALSLAGPDDSGAKFGFVLKHTREAIYAATLAIPKSEPLFSPVGIFPERRDGGLRLPSQYRLEAIYFNSWYETNEISARETWLASAFFTPSQVVAATRQARATLTIQNPARGLTLYMHASDSALLAFKVPEATATSQLVQESSTGVLHDNGAQAGLLDGTLSPRTYVRRLISATDLSVVRAGGLWREVGPVNDRLLVSDYTATLSRSFLSARDAAVYAHEQIGNRRDRYYGGYVLKGEDGRFVITEPIESHDNPFFYTLFFPASHRGPLIPPQSYVLHGRYGSHLELSMADPVPIVRRGWTRDEALINQQVFSCTEMYSIIPAGRVAYLSAAPNCLLEYTPNKSSAETTLLANVSPQAGENSLQRRLDSGQVKPDEWVWRLAEAGDFRVIQGDPLWGPRSVIYADWAANYVYAPRFGPLDYVTHGAVFTRADDAARDLHGRVHGRNFPEEACYAFILKHKDKEEYVASEVVGAARDGDLFNRFNFYKLTSLNEYQLPDGFVQHGLFRSQQWARTGLNASIEWLTRFFVTPQTLYASLYEANRGSAKNLPIYFSTLDGALLRYEPVPLDVTVGGAAAMLLDQAESQLNSGQLQPRDFIRAWAPNALYVVRTSQCWDEQGMVAKTWAGYQNLMPRSLSPAFANPDDAACYAASQISHGSGRAYGGVILRLADGLFASTVPLTIPPQGFALNWIFPDQAVAVGLYPGNSTIVGRYRSLKDQEVPLLLSTTQKAIYQSMIPSAVLSRLLHREAHIKREYVFGFDGSILSYQLSGSAEELLLKKRVAALNLVKGDYGDNNVEQQIRSGALTPLEFVTEVAKAGELSVVKGDRVWGQPRRIRGELGASNTPPNPGDIRQVLFDSPCGPIFTRALDAVRYAQRMAKPQVDVSFGYVLKAVKKSLYMTTLPLVREEFDDFRRVFINGQLPQGYGLDGMYLCASNVAIAPASDGMSQSFFAPQYIGKALNFLFYARNGKTLALYLLCADGALLKYLVQRTASLYDWTSTAVVERTQLLEGTLTVRDYVRRLATRGELYVRVTSDVWGRKERVTGQWGPYRASHAFADDPHFHSFCGPLFLYPDDAARYAQGLVAPFLGKQYLGAVLMPDQIQGYVALDPVEDQGTAGASTRELLFWIDHVGFDVPASNALSTYKIAAVQAFYKAMPPTSSPGSTDQRLLNNFLSKDDLRDYIEVIKSNLPYAKSCYFSSQGGALLKYVPAFTSTETTLLSPGVAPDPCSLILRLRSQGSLSVLVVDAFWTRLGVLGNEWNCTPAPSDSPNSEFWYERNNERNRIEL is encoded by the coding sequence ATGACCATCGACTTATCGCGTGAGAAGCGCGCAGCCCTTCCAGAGCTTGTATTAAAACTGGGTACCCTAAGCCCAGCATTTGTCAGTGCTGACGATACAGCACGATATGTTCACGAACAGATCGGCAGTCGGCGTACTGTCGAGTTCGGGAGTGTCATTCTCCAGCGCTTGGCAGACCAGCGCTTTGTCGCCAGTGAGCCGATTGCAGACAGGGATACCGTATTCAATTGGACCAAACTGCTGGAGCGCGACCGCTCCACCAAAGACTTCTTGCACCCGCCGGGCTACAAAATTGTCGGGTGCCTGCATTCTCATCCCGATCGTATCGCGACGACGCAAAAGCAAAACCCGAAATGGACGTCACAACAGGTCGAAACCTTTGTAAGTTTCTTCTCAGTCGAGGACATTATTTTCCTGCATCAGGAACGCGGTGTGTTTGGTGTCGCCTATTTGTCCGGCCCCAATGGCACATTGCTCAAGTATGAGCACAGTGGTTCCGTCGCCGAGAGTGGTTTTGTGCAATGGCTCTCTACCAATGGCCCCTGGGAATCACCTCATGCGTATGACGGCACCATTGAGGGGCTCTACAAAAAATATGCGTCGGTCGGCCGACTGACCTTTCTCGCTACCAGCTCGGCGTGGGGTAATTCGTTGGGCGCGGTTCCGGATGATTGGGTGCCTTATGCGCCTTTTGCTTCCGGCTCCGAACAGGTCGTTTGTGGGCATCTGCTGGAGACAGAGGAGGCCGCCTGGTCCTATGCTCAAAAACAACTCGATCGCAACCCCACCAGCCAAAGGTTGGTGTTTATTCTGAAAAGTACCCAGGGCAATGAATACCTTGCCTCCAAACCTCGGGTTATACCCGCGAACGGACTGCCTCCCGATTATTGGTTCCCGGGCTTGACGTCAGGCCCTGCATTGCCGGCCGGGTTTCATCTTCAGGGGTTCTATTTTAATGGAAGGCCCGCCACGCAGGGAGTTCCCACAATACAGAGCTGGCTTTACCAGAACTTTTTCCGTCCGGCAGAGTTGTCCCGCTATATCGCCAAGGTTCGTCAATATGGCCTTGAACGGGAGGCGGAATCGGTATTGGGTCTAGTGTTGTATATGCGTACACCCGATGGCGCGCTGCTGCAGTACGAATTCTCCGGTTCGCCCGCCGAAACGTTGCTCATGGAACAGGACAAAGAGGGGGCAGGTGCCAATGAAAGCCTTCAGGCCCAGTTGCTCGCCGGTACGCTAAGCCCGCGACAATACGTGACCCGTGTTGCGGCAGCAGGGTCGTTGTCGGTCGTACAGGTCAGCCATATTTGGGATACGGTTGGGGAAGTGGGGCTACAGTGGCGGCCCTTGGCCAAGATGCCAAAGCCGATGATGAGCCCGGCTTTCATCACGGCCGACGACGCTGCCTGTTGGGCACATGAGGCTATCGGTACGCAGCGCGACCTTGAGTATGGCGGTGTCATTCTCAAACGCGGTTATCGCTACTATGCCACCCACCCTATAGCGGGAAAACGCGTTCAATTCGATCACTGGCGCATGTTGGCTACGGACGATCAGGGCAAGTTCATCGCCCCTGATGATTACGTCGCCGAGGCGTTCTATCACTCTCATCCCGCTGATGCCGAAAACATCAAGGCCCAAATTCCCCACTTCACGGCTGATCAGGTGCAAGTGTTCAACAACTTTTATTCCAGTGCTGATCAGCTCTTCAGTTTTGAAAAAAGAACGTTTGCCAAGGTCCACTACTTGTCCGGGCCGGATGATGTACTGCTCAAGTACGTCAGCAGTGGGTCGGCCATTGAAAAAAAATTGGATCTGCAACTGCGCGGTGGCCCCGGTGAGACCAGCAGCGATTTCGAGCATCCCATCAGGATGCTGGCCGAGGCCGGTGAGCTGTGGGTGGTCATTGCTAACCCAGTTTGGGGCGGCGTTCGTGGGCGTATCTCCAAAGGCTGGCGCATCAGGACCCCCGCGACAGCGCAGCAGCAGCAACCCTTTTTTACCGATGCCTACTCGCAACCTGAGCATGCCGTGTTGCGTGCGCTTTCACTCGCCGGCCCCGACGACAGTGGCGCAAAGTTTGGATTTGTACTCAAACACACGCGTGAGGCTATCTACGCAGCGACGCTGGCGATACCCAAGAGTGAACCGCTGTTTTCGCCTGTTGGTATATTCCCCGAACGTCGTGATGGCGGGTTGCGACTGCCTTCCCAATACCGGCTGGAGGCTATCTACTTCAACAGTTGGTACGAGACCAACGAAATTTCGGCCCGGGAAACCTGGTTGGCCAGCGCCTTTTTTACGCCGTCGCAGGTGGTGGCCGCTACCCGCCAGGCACGGGCGACCCTGACCATCCAGAACCCGGCCCGTGGCTTGACCCTGTACATGCACGCCTCTGATTCAGCGTTGCTGGCATTCAAAGTACCCGAGGCCACGGCCACCTCCCAGCTGGTGCAGGAGTCCAGCACCGGTGTGCTGCACGATAACGGTGCGCAAGCCGGCTTGCTCGATGGCACGCTTAGTCCGCGCACTTATGTACGTCGGCTTATTAGCGCAACGGATCTGTCGGTGGTCCGGGCGGGCGGCCTGTGGCGCGAAGTGGGCCCGGTAAATGACCGTCTGCTGGTGTCGGACTACACGGCGACATTGAGCCGTTCGTTTCTCTCTGCGCGCGATGCGGCGGTGTACGCCCATGAGCAAATCGGCAATCGGCGCGATCGTTACTATGGCGGCTACGTGCTCAAGGGCGAAGACGGTCGCTTTGTGATTACCGAGCCAATAGAAAGCCACGACAATCCCTTTTTTTACACGCTGTTTTTCCCTGCCAGTCACCGAGGCCCGTTGATCCCACCGCAATCCTATGTGTTGCACGGGCGTTACGGCTCTCACCTCGAACTGTCCATGGCCGACCCGGTACCGATCGTGCGGCGCGGCTGGACACGGGATGAGGCACTGATCAATCAGCAGGTATTCTCCTGCACTGAGATGTACTCAATTATTCCGGCGGGGCGAGTGGCCTATCTCTCGGCGGCGCCGAATTGTTTGTTGGAATACACCCCAAACAAGTCTTCGGCAGAAACAACGCTGCTGGCCAATGTCAGCCCCCAGGCCGGGGAAAACAGTCTGCAGCGACGCCTCGATAGCGGGCAGGTCAAACCTGACGAATGGGTGTGGCGACTCGCCGAGGCGGGGGACTTCAGAGTCATCCAGGGCGACCCATTGTGGGGGCCGCGCTCGGTGATCTACGCTGACTGGGCGGCCAATTACGTTTATGCCCCAAGGTTCGGCCCACTTGATTATGTCACCCACGGTGCCGTGTTCACCCGTGCCGACGACGCGGCCCGCGACCTTCATGGACGCGTGCATGGGCGTAATTTTCCAGAGGAGGCGTGCTATGCATTTATCCTCAAACACAAGGACAAGGAAGAGTACGTTGCGAGCGAGGTGGTGGGCGCCGCCCGGGACGGTGACCTGTTCAATCGCTTCAACTTTTATAAATTGACAAGCCTGAACGAGTACCAGCTTCCCGATGGTTTTGTACAGCATGGGTTGTTTCGCTCGCAACAATGGGCGCGCACAGGGCTGAATGCTTCGATCGAGTGGTTAACCCGGTTTTTTGTCACGCCTCAAACGTTATATGCCTCACTTTATGAAGCCAATCGAGGTAGCGCGAAAAACCTGCCGATTTATTTTTCAACCCTTGATGGTGCGCTGTTGCGTTATGAGCCCGTACCGCTCGACGTAACCGTTGGCGGTGCGGCAGCTATGCTGTTGGATCAGGCTGAGTCGCAATTGAACTCCGGCCAGTTGCAACCCCGTGACTTCATCAGGGCGTGGGCGCCGAACGCACTCTATGTGGTACGGACCAGCCAGTGCTGGGATGAACAAGGCATGGTGGCTAAAACCTGGGCCGGCTATCAGAACTTGATGCCGCGCAGTTTGAGTCCCGCCTTCGCCAACCCTGATGATGCGGCCTGCTACGCAGCGTCTCAAATCAGCCACGGGAGTGGCCGCGCTTATGGCGGGGTGATTCTCAGGCTGGCCGATGGTCTGTTTGCCTCGACAGTGCCTTTGACGATACCGCCTCAAGGTTTTGCGCTTAATTGGATCTTTCCGGATCAGGCGGTCGCTGTGGGACTTTACCCGGGGAACAGCACGATTGTGGGGCGATATCGGTCTTTGAAGGATCAAGAGGTGCCGCTGTTGCTGTCCACCACCCAGAAAGCCATCTACCAAAGCATGATACCGAGCGCAGTATTGTCGAGGCTGTTGCACCGTGAGGCCCATATCAAGCGTGAATATGTGTTCGGGTTCGATGGATCAATACTGAGTTACCAACTGTCGGGCTCTGCCGAGGAGTTGCTACTCAAGAAACGTGTGGCAGCGCTGAACCTGGTCAAGGGTGATTACGGTGACAACAACGTCGAGCAGCAAATCCGCAGTGGGGCGCTCACGCCGCTGGAATTTGTTACGGAGGTGGCGAAGGCCGGTGAGTTGAGTGTGGTGAAAGGTGATCGGGTATGGGGTCAGCCCAGGCGGATAAGGGGCGAACTCGGGGCGTCTAACACGCCGCCCAATCCTGGGGATATTCGCCAGGTCTTGTTCGACTCGCCCTGTGGCCCGATCTTTACCCGCGCGCTCGATGCTGTTCGCTACGCCCAGCGCATGGCGAAGCCGCAAGTCGATGTATCGTTCGGTTATGTACTCAAAGCGGTGAAAAAGTCGCTGTACATGACGACCTTGCCGCTTGTCAGAGAAGAATTTGACGATTTCAGGCGAGTGTTTATCAACGGCCAACTACCCCAGGGTTATGGGCTCGACGGCATGTATCTGTGTGCTTCGAATGTGGCGATTGCCCCGGCCAGTGATGGCATGTCGCAGAGCTTTTTCGCGCCCCAATACATCGGTAAGGCGCTGAACTTCCTCTTCTACGCACGCAACGGCAAGACTCTGGCGCTGTATCTGCTGTGTGCTGATGGTGCGTTACTTAAATACCTGGTGCAAAGGACGGCGTCACTGTACGACTGGACGAGCACCGCGGTCGTTGAACGCACGCAATTGCTCGAAGGTACCCTCACAGTGCGCGACTATGTGCGCCGCCTGGCCACCAGGGGGGAATTGTATGTCCGTGTGACCAGTGACGTCTGGGGCAGGAAAGAGCGGGTGACGGGGCAATGGGGGCCGTACAGAGCGTCCCATGCGTTTGCAGACGACCCGCATTTTCATTCGTTCTGTGGGCCGTTGTTTCTTTATCCCGATGATGCGGCGCGTTATGCCCAAGGCCTGGTGGCGCCTTTTTTGGGTAAGCAGTATCTGGGGGCGGTACTGATGCCAGATCAAATCCAGGGCTATGTAGCGCTTGATCCGGTGGAAGATCAGGGCACCGCAGGTGCAAGTACGCGAGAACTGTTGTTCTGGATTGATCATGTCGGGTTCGATGTGCCCGCCAGCAATGCACTGAGCACCTACAAAATCGCTGCCGTGCAGGCGTTCTACAAAGCGATGCCTCCGACATCCAGCCCTGGGTCTACGGATCAAAGACTGTTGAACAACTTCCTTTCCAAGGATGACCTGCGCGACTATATCGAGGTAATCAAAAGCAATTTGCCCTATGCCAAGAGTTGCTACTTTTCCAGTCAGGGCGGCGCCCTGCTTAAGTACGTACCGGCTTTCACATCGACTGAAACCACCTTGCTCAGCCCGGGGGTTGCACCAGACCCCTGTTCGCTGATCCTTCGATTGCGGTCTCAGGGCAGTCTGTCGGTGTTGGTCGTCGACGCTTTCTGGACACGCTTGGGCGTATTGGGTAACGAGTGGAACTGCACGCCAGCGCCGTCCGATTCGCCAAACAGCGAGTTCTGGTATGAGCGCAACAATGAACGGAACAGGATTGAACTCTGA
- a CDS encoding ABC transporter substrate-binding protein translates to MILRALLSLPLLLGTAYAFAESTHYPLTIKSCNRDVTFQQAPQHAVSHDINMTQMMLALGLKPRMAGYSGVTGWKSVPPDMAAILDGLPELASKYPSVETLLNANVDFFFAGWDYGMRVGGDLTPHTLQPLGINVYELTESCAFVMKRPAASLDDTYNDLRNLGKIFDVQDRANTLIAQMQAQVAEVQKDLPADKPRVFLYDSGEDRAMTSGRLGMPQALIDAAGGRNILDDIDASWTRVNWETVVERNPQVIVIVDYSEVTAEQKKQFLLDNPALQSVDAIKYQRFIVIPYMQATPGIDNVLAVETLAKGFHGE, encoded by the coding sequence ATGATCCTGCGCGCCCTGCTGTCTCTGCCTCTGTTGCTCGGCACTGCCTACGCATTCGCTGAAAGCACCCATTACCCGCTGACAATCAAAAGCTGCAACCGCGACGTGACCTTCCAGCAAGCCCCGCAACACGCGGTCAGCCACGACATCAACATGACCCAGATGATGCTCGCCCTGGGCCTGAAGCCACGCATGGCCGGCTACAGCGGCGTGACGGGCTGGAAGTCAGTGCCGCCGGACATGGCCGCGATCCTCGACGGCCTGCCGGAGCTGGCGAGCAAGTACCCGTCGGTGGAAACCCTGCTCAACGCCAACGTGGATTTCTTCTTCGCCGGCTGGGATTACGGTATGCGCGTGGGCGGTGACCTCACGCCGCACACCCTGCAACCCTTGGGCATCAATGTGTATGAGTTGACCGAGTCGTGTGCGTTTGTGATGAAGCGCCCGGCCGCGAGCCTGGACGACACCTATAACGACCTGCGCAACCTGGGCAAGATCTTCGATGTGCAGGATCGCGCCAATACCCTTATCGCCCAGATGCAGGCGCAGGTGGCCGAGGTGCAAAAAGACCTGCCTGCCGACAAGCCACGGGTGTTCCTTTACGACAGCGGCGAAGACCGCGCCATGACCTCGGGCCGCCTGGGCATGCCCCAGGCGCTGATCGACGCCGCCGGCGGGCGCAATATTCTCGATGACATCGACGCCAGCTGGACCCGGGTCAACTGGGAAACCGTCGTTGAGCGCAACCCACAAGTCATCGTGATTGTTGACTACAGCGAGGTCACCGCCGAACAGAAGAAACAGTTCCTGCTCGACAACCCTGCACTGCAATCGGTGGACGCCATCAAGTACCAGCGCTTCATTGTGATCCCCTACATGCAGGCCACACCAGGCATCGACAACGTGCTGGCGGTTGAAACTCTGGCCAAGGGGTTCCACGGCGAATGA
- a CDS encoding TonB-dependent siderophore receptor encodes MNKYLACGVCLLALHNNAQALTLPASPVTASAVDDERVDLNTPTTAGSRLNLTALQTPGSVESQTGEKIRERGDASVQDAISRATGISRTGSPGDGGTSLQARGFTGQSSVLQLYDGQRMFDGAGTSTFPVDTWSVERVDVLRGPASVMYGQGATGAVINTIAKKPFSGEIENHVRLGYGSYDRQQQALDSGGSLTDTLSYRLNVNRLRSNGFIARGDSASDFVSGALRWQPADNLSFTLAHDYGDQSPQNYYGTPLINGQLHKGLRDKNYNVSNDKQHYNDQWTRLTSEWQINDNVTATNELSYLKNQRRWQNAESYNYVNGGLVRQDYLGIKHNQEQVGDRQTFTFKHTLLGLDSQTVTGVEYNRIRFRLASNAPFNDVPGGGQPVDIQHPVPQPFVSDSPFIAQSVSTTKQLAAFAENRLQLTDKLSLITGARRDYLHIDSNDLTTANQDSDKTLTGNNWKAGLVYAITPSISVYGQYATSTDGVGSLISLSPSQQQFGLSTAKQAEIGFKQAFWDARGEWTLAAYHIVKKKLLVSIPGTTLKEQVGQQSSNGLEASLDLQLPNAWQLQANAAIVRAQYDDFSEVVNGQAVSRDGNRPVDVPNRTANLWLSKAVTDDIRAGAGVRYVSARYADTANSSEVPSYTVADANVSWKAMRNTTLGLELNNLFNRTYAVSQYNNGQQWILGEPRSFFVTADYTF; translated from the coding sequence ATGAACAAGTACCTTGCGTGCGGCGTATGCCTGCTCGCCCTGCACAACAATGCCCAGGCGCTGACCCTGCCCGCCAGCCCCGTGACCGCGTCCGCCGTGGATGACGAACGTGTCGACCTGAACACGCCGACCACCGCCGGTTCGCGCCTGAACCTCACGGCCTTGCAAACGCCAGGCAGCGTCGAGAGCCAGACCGGCGAGAAGATCCGCGAACGTGGCGACGCCAGTGTGCAGGACGCCATCTCGCGCGCCACCGGCATCAGCCGCACCGGCTCGCCGGGCGACGGCGGCACGTCGTTGCAGGCCCGTGGTTTCACCGGGCAGAGTTCGGTACTGCAGTTGTACGACGGGCAGCGCATGTTCGACGGTGCAGGCACGTCCACCTTCCCGGTGGATACCTGGTCGGTTGAGCGCGTGGACGTGCTGCGCGGCCCGGCATCGGTGATGTACGGCCAGGGCGCCACCGGCGCGGTGATCAATACAATTGCGAAAAAGCCGTTCAGCGGCGAAATCGAAAACCATGTGCGCCTTGGCTACGGCTCCTATGACCGCCAGCAGCAAGCCCTGGACAGCGGCGGCTCGCTGACCGACACACTGAGCTACCGCCTGAACGTCAACCGCCTGCGCAGCAACGGCTTTATTGCGCGCGGTGACTCCGCCAGCGACTTCGTCAGCGGCGCCCTGCGCTGGCAGCCGGCCGACAACCTGAGCTTCACCCTGGCCCACGACTACGGCGACCAGAGCCCGCAGAACTACTACGGCACGCCGCTGATCAACGGCCAGTTGCACAAAGGCCTGCGCGACAAGAACTACAACGTCAGCAACGACAAACAGCACTACAACGACCAGTGGACGCGCCTGACCAGCGAGTGGCAGATCAACGACAACGTCACCGCGACCAACGAGCTGTCGTACCTGAAAAACCAGCGCCGCTGGCAGAACGCCGAGAGCTACAACTATGTAAATGGCGGCCTGGTGCGCCAGGACTACCTGGGCATCAAGCACAACCAGGAACAGGTCGGTGACCGCCAGACCTTCACCTTCAAACATACACTGTTGGGCCTCGACAGCCAGACGGTGACGGGCGTCGAGTACAACCGCATTCGCTTCCGCCTGGCCAGTAACGCGCCGTTTAACGACGTGCCGGGCGGCGGTCAGCCGGTGGATATTCAGCATCCGGTGCCACAACCGTTTGTGAGCGACAGCCCTTTTATTGCGCAGTCAGTCAGCACCACCAAACAACTCGCGGCGTTTGCCGAAAACCGCCTGCAACTGACCGATAAACTCTCGCTGATCACTGGCGCGCGCCGCGACTACCTGCACATCGATAGCAATGACCTGACAACCGCAAACCAAGACTCCGACAAGACCTTGACCGGCAACAACTGGAAAGCCGGCCTGGTCTACGCGATCACACCGAGTATCTCGGTCTACGGCCAGTACGCCACCAGCACCGACGGTGTCGGCAGCCTGATCAGCCTGAGCCCGAGCCAGCAGCAGTTTGGCTTGTCCACCGCCAAACAGGCCGAAATCGGCTTCAAGCAGGCGTTCTGGGACGCGCGTGGCGAATGGACCCTGGCGGCCTATCACATCGTCAAAAAGAAACTGCTGGTGAGCATTCCCGGCACCACGCTCAAGGAGCAAGTCGGCCAGCAATCCTCCAACGGCCTGGAAGCCAGCCTCGACCTGCAACTGCCCAACGCCTGGCAGCTGCAAGCCAACGCGGCCATTGTGCGGGCGCAGTACGACGACTTTTCCGAAGTGGTCAACGGCCAGGCCGTTTCCCGCGACGGCAACCGCCCGGTGGACGTGCCCAACCGCACCGCCAACCTGTGGTTGAGCAAGGCGGTGACCGATGACATTCGCGCCGGTGCCGGTGTGCGTTACGTCAGCGCCCGTTATGCCGACACCGCCAACAGCAGCGAAGTACCCAGCTACACCGTGGCCGACGCCAACGTATCGTGGAAAGCCATGCGCAATACCACCCTGGGCCTTGAGCTGAACAACCTGTTCAACCGCACCTACGCCGTCAGCCAGTACAACAACGGCCAACAGTGGATACTCGGGGAACCGCGCTCGTTCTTCGTCACGGCGGACTACACCTTCTAA
- a CDS encoding ABC transporter ATP-binding protein, with protein MASLTLTDLGWTPPGHDHCNHRFQLRDASLQVGAGEFVGLIGPNGSGKTSLLRCAYRFTRPERGDVTLAHQNVWKQSAKWCAQRIAVVLQEFPDAFGLRVDEVVAMGRTPHKGLFDSDTQHDQQLIRQALASVGMQHFEDHAFATLSGGEKQRVILARALAQQPQLLILDEPTNHLDPRYQLELLRLVKQLNIGTLASIHDLNLAAAFCDRLYVINHGRIVASGTPREVLTAALLRDVFGVDALIDTHPLSGYPRITWITQP; from the coding sequence ATGGCCTCACTCACCCTCACCGACCTTGGCTGGACCCCACCCGGCCACGACCATTGCAATCACCGCTTCCAACTGCGTGATGCCAGCTTGCAGGTCGGTGCCGGGGAGTTTGTCGGCTTGATCGGCCCCAACGGCAGCGGCAAGACCAGCCTGTTGCGCTGCGCCTATCGGTTCACCCGGCCGGAGCGCGGCGACGTAACGCTTGCGCATCAGAACGTCTGGAAGCAAAGCGCCAAGTGGTGCGCGCAACGCATCGCTGTGGTGCTGCAGGAATTCCCCGACGCGTTCGGTTTGCGTGTAGATGAAGTGGTCGCCATGGGCCGCACGCCCCACAAGGGGTTGTTCGACAGCGACACCCAGCACGACCAGCAACTGATCCGCCAAGCGTTGGCATCCGTCGGTATGCAGCATTTCGAGGACCACGCCTTCGCCACCCTGTCGGGCGGTGAAAAACAGCGCGTGATTCTCGCCCGCGCCCTGGCGCAGCAACCGCAGCTACTGATCCTCGATGAGCCAACCAACCACCTCGACCCGCGCTACCAGCTGGAGCTGTTAAGGCTGGTCAAGCAGTTGAACATCGGCACCCTGGCCAGCATCCACGACCTCAACCTGGCCGCCGCGTTCTGTGATCGCCTGTACGTGATCAACCACGGGCGCATCGTCGCCAGTGGCACGCCGCGAGAAGTGCTGACCGCCGCGTTGCTGCGCGACGTGTTTGGCGTCGACGCCTTGATCGACACTCATCCCTTGTCCGGCTACCCCCGAATCACCTGGATAACTCAACCATGA
- a CDS encoding iron ABC transporter permease: protein MITRRYVLLLSALGALLLVSCVISLGFGSARVPVDVVWRILLNKVFGLGVVDWSVGQEHIVWLIRVPRMLLGALVGAGLALIGAVLQAVTRNPLADPHLLGVTSGATLGAVIVVLHVGEIIGLLTLPIAAFIGALLSMLVVLAVASRNGRLESDRLLLCGVAVSFVMMAVANLLLFIGDHRAASAVMFWMLGGLGLARWELLAVPAATILLGLALLLGMARALNALMAGEQTAVTLGLNARNVRLKVFLIASLMTGVLVSISGSIGFVGLMVPHIARRLVGAEHRRLLPVCVLLGSVFLVWVDVAARTLIAPEDLPIGVATAAIGGLFFIGLMRKR, encoded by the coding sequence ATGATCACCCGTCGCTATGTCCTGTTATTGAGCGCCCTTGGTGCCTTGTTGCTGGTCTCCTGTGTGATCTCCCTGGGGTTCGGTTCGGCGCGGGTGCCCGTGGACGTGGTGTGGCGAATTTTGCTGAACAAGGTGTTCGGCTTGGGTGTGGTGGACTGGAGTGTGGGCCAGGAACATATCGTCTGGCTGATCCGTGTGCCGCGCATGCTACTGGGGGCGCTGGTAGGCGCCGGGCTGGCACTGATTGGCGCGGTACTGCAGGCGGTCACACGCAACCCGCTGGCTGACCCGCATCTGCTCGGTGTGACCTCCGGTGCCACCCTCGGCGCGGTGATCGTGGTGCTGCATGTGGGTGAAATCATCGGCCTGCTGACCTTGCCCATCGCCGCGTTTATCGGTGCGCTGCTGAGCATGCTGGTGGTACTGGCCGTCGCCAGTCGCAACGGCCGCCTGGAAAGCGATCGCCTGTTGCTGTGTGGGGTCGCGGTGTCGTTCGTGATGATGGCGGTGGCCAACCTGCTGTTGTTCATCGGTGACCACCGCGCCGCCTCGGCGGTGATGTTCTGGATGCTCGGCGGGCTGGGGCTGGCACGCTGGGAACTGCTGGCGGTCCCTGCCGCCACCATACTGCTCGGGCTGGCCCTGCTGTTGGGCATGGCCCGTGCGCTCAATGCCCTGATGGCCGGCGAACAGACCGCCGTGACCCTGGGTTTGAATGCACGCAACGTGCGGCTCAAGGTGTTCCTGATCGCATCGCTGATGACCGGCGTGCTGGTGTCAATCAGCGGCTCCATCGGCTTTGTCGGCCTGATGGTGCCGCACATCGCCCGGCGCCTGGTGGGTGCCGAGCACCGACGCTTGCTGCCGGTATGCGTGCTGCTGGGGAGCGTGTTCCTGGTGTGGGTCGATGTGGCTGCGCGCACCTTGATCGCTCCCGAAGACTTGCCGATTGGCGTGGCCACGGCAGCGATCGGCGGGTTATTTTTTATCGGATTGATGCGTAAGCGTTGA